A region of uncultured Draconibacterium sp. DNA encodes the following proteins:
- a CDS encoding RagB/SusD family nutrient uptake outer membrane protein, whose translation MKYKKFIYKYALLSIFAMLLFFGCSEDVLEETPPHIITAESLFLNVEGFETALNGLYAQVRDDRGGNSENNLRGEIYLNGTDNMVPNHRDGFARVAEDWPNTNNPTEGTIVGVFNWLYRVINAANTIINRSEDPDIDWKGGGKTAEENKNYIVGEARVMRAWAYRHLAYLYGDVPLTTEEANGANIRTDWVRNPVSEVWQQVKSDLLFGEKYIPVEPNVQGKITKGAVQHYLAELYLVLGKPDSTLYWANQVIDEPKYKLITERYGVKADQPGVPFMDMFYDGNSNREEGNTESLWTFQYELETIGGSYSIMRRWHMSRYNDIKIDGKTPLELTVERGGRPRARMSLTKYAIDLYEPQDDRGTNVALRKFFILKDENENDTGKADVLPSGYSYGDTIWLNSDNDITYETRNRRDWPYSRKWDWADPLNVNGGKQYNDQVYLRLAETYLLKAEAQFKLGDSPAAAETINIIRRRSNASDISASDVDMNFILDERSRELVTEEQRRYTLLRTGTWLERVQMYNHNGGNLTTERDKLFPIPQEVIDANLTSVMPQNPGY comes from the coding sequence ATGAAATACAAAAAATTTATATATAAATATGCTTTACTGAGCATTTTTGCAATGCTCTTATTTTTCGGTTGTTCTGAAGATGTTCTTGAGGAAACACCTCCTCATATTATTACAGCCGAATCGTTGTTCCTAAACGTGGAAGGTTTCGAAACAGCTTTAAACGGACTATACGCCCAGGTACGCGATGACCGGGGAGGTAACAGTGAAAATAATTTGCGTGGTGAAATTTATTTGAATGGTACGGATAATATGGTTCCTAACCACAGGGATGGATTTGCCAGAGTGGCCGAAGATTGGCCTAATACAAATAACCCGACTGAGGGCACCATTGTAGGTGTATTTAATTGGCTTTACCGGGTAATTAACGCGGCAAATACCATAATTAATCGTTCAGAAGATCCTGACATTGACTGGAAAGGTGGCGGTAAAACAGCTGAGGAAAATAAAAACTACATTGTTGGTGAAGCCAGGGTCATGAGAGCCTGGGCTTACAGACACCTGGCCTATTTATACGGCGATGTACCTCTTACTACCGAGGAAGCAAATGGTGCCAATATTAGAACCGACTGGGTGCGTAATCCGGTATCAGAGGTGTGGCAACAGGTAAAATCAGATTTACTTTTTGGCGAAAAATATATACCGGTTGAACCAAACGTACAGGGTAAAATTACCAAAGGAGCCGTACAACATTATCTGGCTGAATTATACCTGGTATTAGGTAAGCCCGACAGTACCTTGTATTGGGCAAACCAGGTTATAGATGAACCCAAATACAAACTTATTACCGAACGTTACGGAGTAAAAGCCGATCAGCCCGGAGTGCCTTTTATGGATATGTTTTATGACGGTAACTCAAACCGGGAAGAAGGCAATACAGAATCGCTTTGGACATTCCAATATGAACTTGAAACGATTGGTGGCAGCTATAGTATTATGAGAAGATGGCACATGAGTCGTTATAACGATATCAAAATAGATGGTAAAACACCTCTTGAGCTTACGGTAGAAAGAGGTGGGCGACCAAGAGCAAGAATGTCGTTGACCAAATATGCCATAGACTTGTATGAACCACAGGATGACAGGGGAACTAATGTTGCCCTACGTAAATTCTTTATCCTGAAAGACGAAAATGAAAACGATACGGGAAAAGCTGATGTACTTCCATCAGGGTACAGTTATGGCGATACAATTTGGTTGAACTCGGATAACGACATTACCTATGAGACCAGAAACAGGAGAGATTGGCCATATTCCAGAAAATGGGACTGGGCAGATCCGCTCAATGTTAATGGAGGAAAACAGTACAACGACCAGGTTTATTTGCGACTTGCCGAAACCTACCTCCTTAAGGCCGAAGCTCAGTTCAAACTCGGTGACAGCCCTGCTGCTGCAGAAACAATCAATATAATCAGAAGACGTTCAAATGCCTCGGACATTTCGGCATCTGATGTTGATATGAATTTTATTCTTGATGAACGCTCAAGGGAATTAGTTACGGAAGAACAAAGAAGATACACCTTGTTGCGTACTGGCACATGGCTCGAAAGAGTTCAGATGTACAATCATAACGGAGGAAATTTAACTACTGAAAGAGACAAGTTGTTTCCTATTCCTCAGGAGGTTATTGATGCTAACCTAACGAGTGTAATGCCGCAAAATCCAGGGTATTAA
- a CDS encoding sialate O-acetylesterase, with product MDIYLLIGQSNMAGRAPIEKQDKDTLSNVFLFTGEGGHEWIKAANPLNKYSTVRKSLSKQKLGPGYTFAREMAKASNGKQIGLVVNARGGTSISEWSPGGILYNEAVKRAKMAMKFGEMKGIVWHQGESDASKADSYPAKIKQLIQSLRTELGNPDLPFVAGQLSEDKTERHAFNVMILTLPTLVPNTGVVTTERTKTMDSTHFNAESQGLLGERYTREMLKLVIQ from the coding sequence ATGGATATCTATTTGTTAATAGGTCAATCCAATATGGCGGGAAGGGCACCTATTGAAAAACAGGATAAAGATACGTTGAGCAATGTTTTCCTATTTACAGGTGAGGGTGGTCACGAATGGATTAAGGCGGCCAATCCGCTGAATAAATATTCCACCGTACGTAAAAGTCTGTCGAAGCAGAAACTTGGACCGGGATATACTTTTGCCCGCGAAATGGCCAAAGCGAGCAACGGGAAACAAATTGGATTGGTAGTAAATGCCAGGGGAGGAACCTCTATTTCGGAATGGAGCCCGGGAGGTATCTTGTACAATGAGGCTGTAAAAAGAGCCAAAATGGCTATGAAATTTGGTGAGATGAAAGGAATTGTGTGGCACCAGGGAGAGTCGGATGCTTCGAAGGCAGATAGTTATCCGGCAAAAATCAAACAACTGATTCAGTCGCTTCGTACCGAACTTGGCAATCCAGATCTCCCGTTTGTAGCCGGGCAGCTCTCCGAAGACAAAACAGAACGTCACGCTTTTAACGTGATGATATTAACGTTGCCAACATTGGTGCCGAATACCGGAGTGGTTACTACCGAAAGGACTAAAACCATGGATAGCACCCATTTTAACGCAGAAAGCCAGGGTCTGTTGGGCGAACGATATACCAGGGAAATGCTAAAACTTGTAATACAGTAA
- a CDS encoding right-handed parallel beta-helix repeat-containing protein — MKYLLLFSMVLTSFIANSCEKVDVKDDDETIPEEQTVYYINSQEDFDKWSYHVFPAGSKVLFAAGKTFSGQFILRGSGTENKPNLAAAYDSETEELLTEWVDNKALIEGEGKVNSALKLSNGSFWEINNIEVTNTDGTDNDQGDLRGIHVVAQNAGTIKNITIKNCHVHDVNGKVGGKMRGGIHVHVLGNNVKTKFHNLLIENNVVENVGGVGIGNQSSWGGITSPEYDPWTNFAIRGNRVEHTGRNGIIIRYARDAVVEYNKLVANSRYDSGHSVFNFNTINCVVQYNEAYGNTSDDPDEIDHGGFDADYNSRGTIIQYNYSHDNNWFCGIMRKPVNTDITIRYNISQNELLGAFLYGFPTNKGVKDVKIYNNTLYFGKGKGNRVFVAAGKFRTPTETEFRNNIFYFEDEAEWGFEPDGTCVFENNLYYNVSSRGANAVTADPLFIDPGSGGTDIDMTDPDRLAGYKLASDSPALNTGLSIENSGDKNFQGKQISAEIPNIGAL; from the coding sequence ATGAAATATTTATTGCTATTTTCAATGGTACTTACCTCTTTCATCGCTAATTCATGCGAAAAGGTGGATGTAAAGGACGATGACGAAACAATACCGGAAGAGCAAACCGTTTATTACATCAACTCACAGGAGGATTTTGATAAATGGAGCTATCATGTTTTTCCCGCTGGCTCAAAAGTACTGTTTGCTGCAGGAAAAACTTTTAGCGGACAATTTATACTTCGTGGAAGCGGCACCGAAAATAAACCCAACCTGGCTGCGGCCTACGACAGCGAGACAGAAGAATTGCTGACAGAATGGGTGGATAACAAAGCACTAATTGAAGGTGAAGGTAAGGTCAACTCAGCACTAAAATTAAGCAACGGCAGCTTTTGGGAGATCAACAATATTGAAGTGACCAATACCGACGGCACGGATAATGATCAGGGTGATCTGCGCGGAATCCATGTAGTAGCGCAAAACGCCGGCACAATTAAAAACATTACCATAAAAAATTGTCACGTTCATGATGTAAATGGAAAGGTCGGCGGAAAAATGCGTGGCGGAATTCATGTGCATGTGCTCGGCAATAATGTAAAAACAAAATTTCATAATCTGCTCATTGAAAACAATGTGGTTGAAAATGTAGGTGGAGTGGGGATTGGCAATCAATCAAGCTGGGGAGGAATTACCTCGCCGGAATACGACCCCTGGACCAATTTCGCAATTCGCGGAAACAGAGTTGAACACACGGGTAGAAATGGCATCATCATCCGTTACGCGCGCGATGCAGTTGTTGAATACAATAAATTGGTGGCCAACAGCCGTTACGACTCGGGACACAGTGTTTTCAACTTCAACACGATAAATTGTGTGGTACAGTACAACGAGGCCTATGGAAATACCAGCGACGATCCGGACGAAATTGACCATGGTGGATTTGATGCCGATTACAATTCCAGAGGAACCATTATTCAGTACAATTACAGCCACGATAACAACTGGTTTTGCGGTATTATGCGAAAACCTGTAAATACAGATATTACGATACGTTACAATATCAGTCAGAATGAATTATTGGGAGCTTTTCTTTATGGCTTTCCCACAAATAAAGGTGTGAAGGATGTGAAAATTTATAACAATACCTTGTATTTTGGAAAAGGCAAAGGCAACCGGGTTTTTGTCGCAGCCGGAAAATTTCGTACTCCCACTGAGACCGAATTCAGAAACAATATTTTCTATTTTGAAGACGAAGCGGAATGGGGCTTCGAGCCCGACGGAACTTGTGTATTTGAAAACAACCTATACTACAACGTCAGCTCCCGGGGAGCAAATGCTGTGACAGCCGATCCGCTTTTTATTGATCCGGGCAGTGGAGGAACTGATATCGACATGACGGATCCGGACAGGCTTGCAGGATATAAACTTGCAAGCGATTCGCCGGCTTTAAACACGGGATTATCAATTGAAAATAGTGGAGATAAAAACTTCCAGGGAAAACAAATTTCTGCAGAAATCCCCAATATCGGGGCTTTGTAA
- a CDS encoding glycoside hydrolase family 2 TIM barrel-domain containing protein, with translation MKRLLIFAIIIWTNTVIQAQTRITQTINDNWKFYPGGFAFAQRADVKGFPVPVDDLWKTINLPHTWNAEDPFDDVESYRRGIGWYRKELNINESMKGRKIYLFFEGANQKTDVYVNGAFAGSHKGGYTAFNIDITKFVKFDSPNLIAVKVDNSLDNTIPPLSVGYALYGGIYRDVWLKTTNRIHVGMLNHGSSGVFVSTPQVSDEKATVKVKGYAVNESSSTVSVRVKQTIFSPDGTEVANSENTSLMVPGNHFHFTSPEMKVTNPQLWSPEHPVLYSVKTEVFADGKLVDELTSPLGFRWFSFDSQKGFFLNGKKYTLHGTNRHQDFEGLGSALPNSLHVSDLEWIKAMGANFVRMAHYPQDPTIPETADRLGLLLWEEIPVVNYVNRSDEFKANAENMLKEMIRQKFNHPSIIIWGTCNEIFLWDEQGKRAKSINDKGYQEWVHDFVAGLDSIARKEDPGRYITLAMHGSKDYHKAGIDTIPMIASYNLYEGWYSGVFSGFGKALDRIHAQNPKMNIFVSEYGAGSDTRISATQPERFDFSVNWQRMFNESYLQQIKDRPWLAGTAIWNQFDFSQPHTGGTIQHINQKGLQTWNRTPKDTWYLYQANWSKEPMVYIASRDWKQRVGISSIANDYLSAYSNRQPVDVYTNLESAELFCNGKQLGKQKADAGGKITWQVPLAKGENIVLVKAKSGKEIKEDFLKINFKTLSTNLNPGEEIFVNAGAKTVFNDGKGALWLPDLDYQNGFYGNIGGVSKMAEKDLIIVNAKQRADIFNYYDEGLETYKFDVPDGNYFVEVFLAEPEYFEPGKRIFSISVNKCQLFKNLDLASEYGFLNAFSKGILADATNGEGIKISFSAKTGNTLVNAIHIKRID, from the coding sequence ATGAAAAGGCTTTTGATTTTTGCCATTATTATTTGGACAAATACAGTTATTCAGGCACAAACCCGAATCACTCAGACGATTAATGATAACTGGAAATTTTATCCCGGTGGATTCGCCTTTGCCCAAAGGGCTGATGTCAAAGGGTTCCCGGTGCCGGTGGATGATTTGTGGAAAACTATAAATCTGCCGCATACCTGGAATGCAGAAGACCCTTTTGATGATGTTGAAAGTTATCGCCGTGGTATCGGGTGGTACCGGAAAGAACTGAACATAAACGAATCAATGAAGGGCCGAAAAATTTATCTTTTTTTCGAAGGAGCTAACCAGAAGACCGATGTGTATGTAAATGGTGCGTTTGCAGGAAGCCATAAAGGGGGATACACAGCCTTTAATATTGATATTACCAAATTTGTCAAATTCGACAGCCCCAACTTAATCGCAGTGAAAGTGGACAATAGTCTCGACAATACGATTCCACCTCTTTCAGTAGGCTATGCTTTATACGGAGGAATTTACCGTGATGTCTGGCTTAAAACCACCAACCGGATTCACGTCGGGATGCTTAACCACGGTTCGTCCGGAGTTTTTGTATCTACTCCACAGGTGTCGGATGAAAAAGCAACGGTGAAGGTGAAAGGTTATGCGGTCAACGAGAGCAGTTCTACGGTTTCTGTCCGGGTAAAACAAACAATCTTCAGTCCCGACGGAACGGAAGTGGCCAATTCGGAAAATACCAGTTTAATGGTGCCCGGAAATCATTTCCATTTTACTTCTCCTGAAATGAAAGTGACGAATCCGCAACTCTGGAGTCCCGAACATCCGGTTCTTTATTCGGTTAAAACCGAGGTGTTTGCCGATGGAAAGTTGGTTGACGAGCTTACCAGCCCACTGGGTTTTCGTTGGTTTTCGTTCGATTCGCAAAAAGGATTTTTTCTTAACGGTAAAAAATATACCCTGCACGGGACCAACCGTCACCAGGATTTTGAGGGATTGGGTTCGGCGTTACCAAACAGTTTGCATGTCAGTGACCTGGAATGGATAAAAGCCATGGGCGCTAATTTTGTAAGGATGGCGCATTACCCACAGGATCCAACAATACCCGAGACAGCCGACCGACTTGGGTTGCTCCTTTGGGAAGAGATTCCGGTAGTGAATTACGTTAATCGGTCGGATGAATTCAAAGCGAATGCCGAAAACATGTTGAAAGAAATGATACGACAGAAATTCAACCATCCGAGTATTATAATCTGGGGAACCTGCAACGAGATATTTCTATGGGATGAACAAGGGAAACGAGCCAAATCGATCAACGACAAAGGGTACCAGGAATGGGTGCACGATTTTGTTGCCGGTCTCGACAGCATTGCGCGTAAAGAAGACCCCGGCCGCTATATCACCCTGGCCATGCATGGTAGCAAAGACTATCACAAAGCGGGTATCGATACCATACCGATGATTGCATCCTACAACTTATATGAAGGCTGGTACAGTGGCGTTTTTAGCGGATTTGGTAAAGCGCTTGACCGGATTCATGCACAAAATCCGAAAATGAACATTTTTGTGAGCGAATATGGAGCAGGAAGCGACACCCGTATTAGCGCTACCCAACCAGAACGATTCGATTTTTCTGTTAACTGGCAACGAATGTTCAATGAAAGTTACCTGCAGCAGATAAAAGACCGTCCCTGGCTGGCAGGAACAGCTATATGGAACCAGTTCGATTTTTCACAACCACACACCGGAGGTACGATTCAGCACATCAATCAAAAAGGATTACAGACCTGGAACCGTACCCCAAAAGACACCTGGTACCTTTATCAGGCTAATTGGTCAAAAGAGCCCATGGTTTATATTGCTAGTCGCGACTGGAAGCAGCGTGTAGGAATCTCTTCTATTGCAAATGATTATTTGTCAGCATATTCCAATAGGCAACCAGTAGATGTTTACACGAATCTGGAAAGCGCTGAACTTTTTTGTAATGGGAAACAGCTGGGGAAACAAAAAGCCGATGCAGGAGGGAAAATTACCTGGCAGGTTCCTCTTGCAAAGGGTGAAAACATAGTTTTAGTAAAAGCAAAATCCGGGAAAGAAATTAAAGAAGACTTCTTAAAAATCAATTTTAAAACCCTTTCAACTAACCTAAATCCGGGAGAGGAGATTTTTGTTAATGCAGGTGCAAAGACAGTCTTTAATGATGGTAAAGGAGCTCTCTGGTTACCTGATCTTGACTATCAAAATGGATTTTACGGAAACATTGGTGGAGTCAGTAAAATGGCTGAGAAGGATCTTATTATAGTTAATGCCAAACAGCGGGCTGATATTTTTAATTATTACGATGAAGGGCTTGAGACATATAAATTTGATGTTCCTGACGGAAATTACTTTGTGGAAGTTTTTTTGGCTGAACCCGAATATTTTGAGCCAGGGAAAAGGATATTCAGCATTTCAGTAAATAAATGTCAGTTATTCAAAAATTTGGATCTGGCTTCAGAGTATGGATTCCTTAATGCTTTTTCAAAAGGTATTCTTGCAGATGCGACTAATGGAGAAGGAATTAAAATATCCTTTTCTGCAAAAACCGGAAACACATTAGTGAATGCTATTCATATAAAAAGGATCGATTAG
- a CDS encoding glycosyl hydrolase 115 family protein, with translation MLKKSKLLFLFLFLSVGISFCQSPTIVKNPKATFVSESFTKDAFPLLYNNEGANLYYDANDAKVVQIATEDLQKDIERVTGVVPEVSSEFNSSQQYVVIIGSIGNNEQITQLVNENKLDVSDIKGQWESYKIVVVENPFPNVKKALVVVGSDRRGTAYGVYEVSKQIGVSPWYYWADVPIKTKENVFIKKGSYQFGSPTIKYRGMFVNDEKFALIPWAAETQDPDVKGIGNNTYQKIFELMLRTRSNYYWTAGHLPNAELVDDYAIVLGSSHSSIMLKYKWSSSRYGDWSYDTNKENLYNFWDNTIKERGPFENVYTVGMRGSGDMPMGGGLSTDEVVALMEEIIHDQREILAKNIDKPIEDIPQALILYKEVLDLYNQGIKVPDDVTLVWPDDNYGYIKRLSNTKEQLRSGGAGVYYHLSYLGRPQTYLWLSTINPIHMWEELQKAYDFNARKLWVFNVGDIKPAEYSYTLAMDMAWDMPKFNKDNIKNHLAEWMDDKFGQDRKQEITDIMYQYYQLAFERKPEYMGWNRVEPNTPIVNTEFSFINYQEAERRLNATKKNKEKAEAIYNSLSETDKPAFYELVYYPVACAYYMDARMLLAQKNRLYAQQRRASTNELARLAHSYTDSAVIATKQYDEMLDGKWIHVIHEGGRRKFYEPPTVEIEVPTNAQMGIACEGFENRTMIDNMMELPAFNSTYKKPYYFEIFNKGQKPFDFKISASDDWIKLSAKEGKCVDENRIIVDIDYDKLFKAEQSENHTSSIIIEGAGSSQQIAVNVYTPASETAAKLKGLFVEDNGAIAINAENYHRKKDGKGFGWEITNDLGVTGASIGAYPFNAEPVEHEWKLEKEGAYAEYDFYCFNTGWIDIYSYCLPTFPLNSQRHCLYGISIDDAPPLIVDFETQLRNEKWKQNVQRNQSEDITKHFIAKSGKHTLRIWMIDTGVFLDKVVIDFGGLKKSYMGLQETKAK, from the coding sequence ATGTTGAAGAAGAGTAAATTATTGTTTCTTTTTTTATTCCTGTCTGTAGGGATTTCTTTTTGTCAATCACCAACCATAGTCAAGAATCCAAAAGCAACATTCGTTTCAGAAAGCTTTACAAAAGATGCTTTCCCCTTGCTTTATAATAACGAGGGAGCAAATTTATACTATGATGCAAATGATGCTAAAGTGGTGCAAATAGCCACTGAAGATTTGCAAAAGGACATCGAAAGGGTAACAGGTGTAGTTCCTGAGGTTTCAAGCGAATTTAACTCATCACAGCAGTACGTTGTCATTATTGGTTCCATTGGTAATAATGAACAAATTACCCAATTGGTAAACGAAAATAAACTGGATGTTAGCGATATAAAAGGACAATGGGAATCGTATAAAATAGTGGTTGTAGAAAACCCATTTCCGAATGTGAAAAAGGCATTAGTAGTTGTTGGTAGCGACCGCAGGGGAACTGCTTATGGCGTTTATGAAGTCTCTAAGCAAATAGGAGTTTCTCCGTGGTACTACTGGGCCGATGTACCCATCAAAACAAAAGAAAATGTCTTTATTAAAAAGGGTAGTTATCAATTTGGGTCACCTACAATCAAGTATCGAGGCATGTTTGTCAACGACGAGAAATTTGCACTTATACCTTGGGCTGCAGAAACACAAGACCCGGATGTAAAAGGAATTGGTAATAATACCTATCAAAAGATATTTGAGCTGATGCTGCGTACAAGGTCAAATTATTATTGGACAGCAGGGCATTTACCAAATGCGGAATTAGTTGATGATTATGCTATTGTACTTGGTTCTTCCCATTCTTCTATCATGCTTAAATATAAGTGGAGTTCGTCCAGGTATGGCGATTGGTCTTATGACACCAACAAAGAAAACCTTTACAATTTTTGGGACAATACGATTAAAGAACGTGGTCCTTTTGAAAACGTTTATACGGTGGGCATGCGTGGAAGTGGAGACATGCCGATGGGTGGAGGTTTGTCCACTGATGAGGTTGTGGCCTTAATGGAGGAGATCATCCACGATCAAAGAGAAATCCTGGCCAAAAACATTGATAAGCCCATTGAAGATATTCCACAAGCTTTGATTTTATACAAAGAAGTGTTGGACTTATACAATCAGGGTATCAAAGTACCTGACGATGTTACACTTGTTTGGCCCGATGACAATTATGGTTACATCAAACGTCTATCTAACACAAAGGAACAGTTACGGTCTGGCGGTGCAGGTGTTTATTATCATTTATCCTATTTGGGTCGTCCACAAACATACTTGTGGCTAAGTACCATCAACCCAATACACATGTGGGAAGAATTGCAGAAAGCATATGATTTTAATGCCCGAAAGCTATGGGTGTTTAATGTTGGAGACATTAAGCCGGCAGAATACTCCTATACTTTAGCGATGGATATGGCCTGGGATATGCCAAAATTCAATAAGGATAATATTAAAAACCATCTTGCAGAGTGGATGGACGATAAGTTTGGCCAGGATAGAAAGCAGGAGATTACAGATATTATGTATCAGTATTATCAATTAGCATTTGAAAGAAAACCGGAATATATGGGTTGGAACCGAGTTGAACCCAATACGCCAATTGTTAATACAGAGTTTAGTTTTATCAATTATCAGGAAGCAGAAAGAAGGTTAAATGCCACCAAAAAGAATAAAGAAAAAGCAGAGGCCATTTACAACAGCCTTAGCGAAACCGACAAACCGGCATTTTACGAATTAGTATATTATCCGGTAGCCTGTGCATACTATATGGATGCCCGTATGCTTTTAGCGCAGAAAAACAGGTTGTATGCCCAGCAGAGAAGAGCTAGTACCAACGAATTGGCAAGATTAGCCCATTCCTATACGGATAGTGCAGTAATCGCAACAAAGCAATACGACGAGATGCTGGACGGTAAATGGATTCACGTGATACACGAAGGAGGACGCCGGAAGTTTTATGAACCGCCAACAGTTGAAATTGAAGTTCCGACCAATGCCCAAATGGGTATTGCCTGCGAAGGTTTTGAAAACAGAACCATGATAGACAACATGATGGAATTGCCCGCTTTCAATAGTACGTATAAAAAACCCTATTACTTCGAGATATTCAATAAAGGACAAAAACCTTTCGACTTTAAAATATCAGCTTCTGACGATTGGATTAAGTTAAGCGCTAAAGAAGGAAAGTGCGTGGATGAAAACCGAATTATTGTTGATATTGATTACGATAAGCTATTCAAAGCCGAACAATCTGAAAATCATACAAGTTCAATCATCATAGAAGGTGCCGGAAGCTCACAGCAAATAGCTGTCAATGTATATACCCCTGCCAGCGAAACCGCTGCAAAACTTAAGGGCTTGTTTGTTGAGGACAACGGTGCAATAGCAATCAATGCTGAAAATTATCATCGTAAAAAAGATGGAAAGGGTTTTGGTTGGGAAATCACAAATGATTTGGGTGTTACCGGTGCAAGTATTGGTGCATATCCGTTTAATGCAGAGCCGGTAGAGCACGAATGGAAATTGGAAAAGGAAGGCGCCTATGCCGAATATGATTTCTATTGTTTTAATACGGGTTGGATAGATATTTATTCCTATTGCCTGCCAACGTTCCCGCTTAATTCACAGCGACACTGTTTGTATGGTATTTCTATAGATGATGCGCCACCATTAATTGTTGATTTTGAGACCCAGTTGCGTAACGAGAAATGGAAACAAAATGTGCAGCGTAATCAGTCGGAAGATATAACCAAACATTTTATTGCGAAAAGCGGTAAGCATACACTTCGAATTTGGATGATTGACACCGGCGTATTTTTAGACAAAGTCGTCATTGATTTTGGAGGTTTAAAAAAATCATACATGGGTCTACAAGAAACAAAAGCTAAATAA